Below is a window of Burkholderia cepacia DNA.
GTTGCGCGGCACCGTGCAGGCCGCGTCGTATGCGCCGTCCGGTTTGCCGGCCGCGCCGGACGACCTGCTCGCGCGCGTGTCGTCGCTCTACGAGGCCGACGCGCAGCTCGGTCCGCTGTGGCAGTCGGCGATGGACGCACGCGGCCTCGCCGGCGATGCGCATGCGCGGCAGGATCCGGCCGGCGTCGGCAAGCTCGCGGCGACGTTCCTCGCGCGCGACGACGGCCCGCGGATCGCGATGATCGAGACGGGCGGCTGGGATACGCACAGCGCGCAGAACGCGCGGCTCGCGAACCAGCTGAAAGCGCTCGACACGATGCTCGCCGCGTTGCGCGACGGTCTCGGGCCCGCCTGGCAGCAGACCACGGTGCTGGTCGCGACCGAGTTCGGCCGCACGGCGGCCGTGAACGGGACGGGCGGCACCGATCACGGGCAGGCGTCGGTCGCGATGCTCGCGGGCGGCGCGGTGGCCGGCGGCCGTGTGATCGCCGACTGGCCGGGGCTGAGGCCGGGCGACCTGTACGAAGGGCGCGACCTGAAGCCGACCGCGTCGCTCGACGCGCTGATCTCGGGCGCGGCCGCTGAAAGCCTGAGGCTCGACCCTCGCCGAACCGCATCCGCACTGTTCGCGGAAAGCGGCGCGACACGGCCCATGACCGGCCTGATCCGCGGGGCTGCGTGACGCGGCGCGTGTCCGCGGTGGCTTCCGCCAACCGATTACACATTACACAACAGGGAGAATTGACGATGAAGATCCGATCCGTTTCGCTTGCGGTGCTGGTGTCCGCGAGTGCCGTACTGATGTCCGCCTGCGTGGTCGAACCCGTGCGGCCGCCGCAGCCGGCGCCGCTCGTCGAGGTGGCGCCGCCGCCGCCCGCGCCGGGCTATCACTGGGCGAAGGGGCATTACCGCTGGGCTGGTAATCACTGGGCGTGGGTGCCCGGGCATTGGGTGGCGGTGTACTGACCGGGCGTGACGGGTCGTGCGGAAAGCGACCGCGCGAAGTGCCGCAGCAACGGCGGCCTCGGCGGACTCGAACTCGACCACTGAGCGCCGGGGCGAAACATGGGCCGGTGTCGACATCGACATCGGTGGACGCACTCGCGTGCTGCACGCAGCGCGTAGGCTACCGACCGCCTACCGCCTACCAACCGATCCGGTGCTTCTCCTCCGTTTCCTGATGCCGCCAGTCGTCGTCCGCGTGCAGGTACTGGCTCGTCGTCGTGAGCGACACATGGCCGAGGTTGTCACGCACGAGCCGCAGGTCGACGCGGCCGTCGGCCATGTGCGAGCCCGCGCTGTGGCGCAACCAGTGCGCGGACGCCTGTTCGAGCACGCGCGCCTGCTGGTCGCCGGCTTCGCCGTTCGCACGTAACTGGTCGGCCGCGTGCCGGAACACCTGCTTCACGATCCGGTGCAGCGCGGCGCGCGTGAGCGGTTTGCGCGTCTGGCCGACCGGCAGCACGAGTGGCGTGGGCTCACCGTCCGACGGCAGCGCGGGCAGGCCATGCGCGCGCCGGTAGCGCGACAGCTCGGCCATCATCTCGCCGGTGGCCGGCACGAGCCGCTGCCGGCCGCCTTTACCCGTCACGTCGAGCCACCAGCGATCGTGCCCGTTCGCGTCGCGCCGGCAGAAGAACTGGCCCATCGTCGTGTCGGCCGCTTCGGTGATGCGCAGCCCGCCGAGATACAGCAGCGTGAACAGCCAGCGTGCGCGATCCGCATGGAAGCTTGCGCGCGCATCGTCGCGCGGCATCGTGGCGATTGCGTCCTTGACCGACTGCCACAGCGGCTGTCCGAGATGGCGCGTGACGCGCGGTGCGGGCCGGCGCTGCCGCTGCCGCGACAACGCGAGCGGGTTGCCGGCCAGATAGCCGGCCTGCACGAGCCACGAGAACATCACGTTCAGGATCACCAGCGCCTGCCGCTGGCTGGCCGCCGACAGCGGCCCGTAGAACGGCCGCCAGCGCGGATCGTCGCGCGGATGCTTGCGGCCGCCGTTTGCGCACCACAGGTCGGCCGGCGCGGGCGCGAGCAGGAACTGCCGGTAGACGACAAGATCCTCGTGCGTGAGCGACGACAGCGGCTTGCCGCACGCGATCACGGCCCACAGCAGCAGGCGTTCGGCTTCCTTGCGGTAGTTCTGGAACGTGGTCGGCGTATCGACGAAGCGCGCGAGCCACGCGCGCACGGCGTCGAGATCGTTGGTCGCGGCGATCTGCGGATGCGCGCTGCCGGAGCGGTTGGTGCCCGCGCGTCCGTCGAGCGCGGCCGGCACGGTCAGCGAA
It encodes the following:
- a CDS encoding DUF1501 domain-containing protein, which gives rise to MALSRRQFLSVAAAGAGAILVAPRIVFANVATDRRFVFVIQRGAADGLNIVVPYAEPAYATLRGPLAIDTAAATRLDGTFALHPSLAQTAQLYRDGQALFVHAIASPYRDRSHFDGQNVLETGGRAPYQVKDGWLNRLAALLPATRENAIAFAPTVPLALRGTVQAASYAPSGLPAAPDDLLARVSSLYEADAQLGPLWQSAMDARGLAGDAHARQDPAGVGKLAATFLARDDGPRIAMIETGGWDTHSAQNARLANQLKALDTMLAALRDGLGPAWQQTTVLVATEFGRTAAVNGTGGTDHGQASVAMLAGGAVAGGRVIADWPGLRPGDLYEGRDLKPTASLDALISGAAAESLRLDPRRTASALFAESGATRPMTGLIRGAA
- a CDS encoding YXWGXW repeat-containing protein translates to MKIRSVSLAVLVSASAVLMSACVVEPVRPPQPAPLVEVAPPPPAPGYHWAKGHYRWAGNHWAWVPGHWVAVY
- a CDS encoding tyrosine-type recombinase/integrase yields the protein MPSPVPSDAALRPLPIDSLTVPAALDGRAGTNRSGSAHPQIAATNDLDAVRAWLARFVDTPTTFQNYRKEAERLLLWAVIACGKPLSSLTHEDLVVYRQFLLAPAPADLWCANGGRKHPRDDPRWRPFYGPLSAASQRQALVILNVMFSWLVQAGYLAGNPLALSRQRQRRPAPRVTRHLGQPLWQSVKDAIATMPRDDARASFHADRARWLFTLLYLGGLRITEAADTTMGQFFCRRDANGHDRWWLDVTGKGGRQRLVPATGEMMAELSRYRRAHGLPALPSDGEPTPLVLPVGQTRKPLTRAALHRIVKQVFRHAADQLRANGEAGDQQARVLEQASAHWLRHSAGSHMADGRVDLRLVRDNLGHVSLTTTSQYLHADDDWRHQETEEKHRIGW